In Hermetia illucens chromosome 1, iHerIll2.2.curated.20191125, whole genome shotgun sequence, one genomic interval encodes:
- the LOC119646555 gene encoding forkhead box protein G1-like — protein sequence MTFNSNFSIRSILGEEAEAANGDADRPKYSYGALIMMAMKANPSGRLTLAEIYDYIKNHFVYYRTCRTDWQNAIRNNLSLSEHFVRLSRECDDPGRGGYWTLSPQYQQLFVGDDTGRLRQPPVPPAPPINCNYVPMPGIQDPAYQYRYYGVPACKCYEMVVPALQLQQMYFNMQQL from the coding sequence ATGACATttaattcaaacttttccatcCGCTCCATCCTTGGTGAAGAAGCTGAAGCAGCAAATGGGGATGCAGATAGGCCCAAATATTCATATGGTGCATTAATCATGATGGCTATGAAAGCGAATCCCAGTGGACGATTGACACTGGCGGAAATCTATGACTATATAAAAAACCACTTCGTATATTATAGGACATGCAGAACAGATTGGCAAAATGCTATTCGTAACAATTTGAGTCTGAGTGAACATTTCGTGAGACTTTCCCGTGAATGCGATGATCCTGGACGTGGAGGTTATTGGACTCTGTCTCCACAGTATCAACAATTGTTCGTTGGAGATGACACAGGAAGACTGCGCCAACCTCCAGTTCCTCCAGCACCTCCGATCAACTGCAATTACGTACCCATGCCTGGGATTCAAGATCCTGCATATCAATATAGATATTATGGTGTTCCTGCATGTAAGTGCTATGAAATGGTGGTACCTGCTCTGCAATTGCAGCAAATGTATTTCAATATGCAGCAACTCTAG
- the LOC119647102 gene encoding fork head domain transcription factor slp1-like: MSFNSNFSICSILGEETGAANVDRPKYSYGALIMMAIKASPSGRLTLAEIYEYIKNHFAYYRTCKTDWQNAIRNNLSLSEHFVRLSRECDDPGRGGYWTLSPQHHQLFVGDDTGRLRQPPAPPAPPMNYHYVPVPGIQGMAHQYGGCVFPGCKCYEMMVLFLQMHQMYFNMQQF; this comes from the coding sequence ATGTCATTTAACTCAAACTTTTCCATTTGCTCCATCCTTGGTGAAGAAACTGGAGCAGCAAATGTAGATAGGCCCAAATATTCATATGGTGCATTAATCATGATGGCGATAAAGGCGAGTCCCAGTGGACGATTGACGCTAGCAGAAATATACGAGTACATAAAAAACCACTTCGCATATTATAGGACATGCAAAACAGATTGGCAGAATGCTATTCGTAACAACTTGAGTCTGAGTGAACATTTCGTGAGACTCTCCCGTGAATGCGATGATCCTGGACGAGGAGGTTACTGGACGTTGTCACCACAGCATCATCAATTGTTCGTTGGAGATGATACAGGAAGACTGCGCCAACCTCCAGCTCCTCCAGCGCCTCCCATGAACTACCATTACGTACCCGTGCCTGGGATTCAAGGTATGGCACACCAATACGGAGGTTGTGTTTTTCCTGGATGTAAATGCTATGAAATGATGGTACTCTTCCTCCAAATGCATCAAATGTATTTCAATATGCAACAATTCTAG
- the LOC119647122 gene encoding fork head domain transcription factor slp1-like encodes MSFSSNFSIRSIIGEEAGTASGDSNMDRPKYSYGALIMMALKTSPSGRLTLAEIYDFIKNHFPYYRTCKTDWQNAIRNNLSLSEHFVRLARECDDPGRGGYWTLAPQYQQLCIGNDTGRLRQPPAPPAPPMNCHYVPVPAFHGMAYLYRDCGLPGCMCYQTLRPIFQVQQMYFNMQ; translated from the coding sequence ATGTCCTTCAGCTCAAACTTCTCCATCCGTTCCATTATTGGTGAAGAAGCTGGTACAGCAAGTGGGGATTCCAACATGGATAGACCCAAATATTCATATGGTGCATTGATCATGATGGCGCTAAAGACGAGCCCCAGTGGACGATTAACACTAGCGGAAATCTATGATTTCATAAAAAACCACTTTCCATATTATAGGACATGCAAAACAGATTGGCAAAATGCTATTCGTAACAATTTGAGTCTGAGTGAACATTTCGTGAGACTTGCCCGTGAATGCGATGATCCTGGACGTGGAGGTTATTGGACCTTAGCACCACAGTATCAACAATTGTGCATTGGGAATGATACAGGAAGACTGCGCCAACCTCCAGCTCCACCAGCACCTCCGATGAACTGCCATTACGTACCGGTGCCTGCGTTTCATGGTATGGCATACCTATATAGAGATTGTGGCCTACCAGGATGTATGTGCTATCAAACCTTGCGACCCATTTTCCAAGTGCAACAAATGTACTTTAATATGCAGTAA